A single Xenopus laevis strain J_2021 chromosome 3S, Xenopus_laevis_v10.1, whole genome shotgun sequence DNA region contains:
- the adam19.S gene encoding ADAM metallopeptidase domain 19 S homeolog precursor (The RefSeq protein has 4 substitutions compared to this genomic sequence): MEGATGLPCVWIWVGSMMLLLVLTVPTARGNGNQSDHLRNIAEHSEMIEPRWLGEPFIGKEAGGKYPAHAELLVRAEGQDLILSLYRNELLIHPNYRETHYSLNYTRVVRTPNMTEHCYYHGTVQGQDNSSVVISICSGIRGLITLSNNLSYIVEPLPGENVRHVIYKAEHLGLSGRCYGHSIQLEEKLPILTSGASVHGTRVKREDVEGERCVELYLVADYAEFQKHDLDLGETQRKMLEVTNYIDKFYRALNIRIALVGLEVWTAGDKCNVSENPYSTLRTFLSWRRKLLLHTPHDNAQLITGRSFYGTTIGLAPLQAMCSVYQSGGVNMDHSNNAIGVAATMAHELGHNFGMSHDAEGCCTAKPEDGGCIMAAATGHPFPKVFNACNRLELDRFFRSGGGMCLSNTPDTKTLFGGPRCGNGFLEEGEQCDCGDPEQCDNPCCNATTCTLMPGADCAHGSCCLRCKLRPPGFPCRKPSRPCDLPEFCTGHSAVCPSNSFQLDGTLCQGVQAFCYNGRCLTHQQQCQQLWGAGPRAAPDLCFELINVAGDQYGNCGRDISGKYKSCEERDVMCGKIQCLSPASKPLETNAVAIDTTITVEGKRVRCRGTHVYKEEDDLMDPGLVLSGTKCGRNQICFDGQCRNTTFLQADECAKKCHGNGICNNNRNCHCFAGWRPPFCNQTGNGGSIDSGPVPADGSLALALWICIPLALLAGMALSLAVFFYIFRKRQTKAESCLAARPLRKSDSPSKHGTDSTSKQRPQVSAHPKSPPILYSNLKVEESQSVARQRHQEQPEGGASAINHHPSQSLKAEANKIHIAVSHLQQGGATKTGYAMRTPPPNRPAPPPPTPKRSERPRRLPPPLPVPPSRIRRKAMESTLEGPEGST, from the exons GCAATGGAAATCAGTCCGACCATCTCAGAAACATTGCAGAACATTCAGAGATGATAGAACCCCGCTGGCTGGGGGAGCCCTTTATAGGAAAGGAAGCTGGAGGCAAG TACCCGGCCCATGCAGAGCTGCTGGTCAGAGCGGAAGGTCAAGATCTCATCCTTTCCTTATACAGAAACGA GCTGCTTATCCATCCAAACTACAGAGAAACCCATTACAGTCTTAATTATACCCGTGTTGTCCGGACTCCGAACATGACG GAACATTGCTATTACCACGGCACTGTACAGGGGCAGGACAACTCTAGCGTGGTTATCAGCATATGCTCAGGAATCAG GGGACTTATAACTTTAAGCAATAACTTGAGTTACATTGTGGAACCATTACCGGGGGAGAATGTGAGACATGTCATCTATAAAGCTGAACATCTGGGCCTTAGTGGGAGATGCTACGGACATTCCATCCAGTTAGAGGAAAAGCTCCCCATTCTCACCAGCGGTGCGTCTGTGCATGGTACAAGG GTGAGGAGAGAGGACGTGGAGGGAGAGCGATGTGTGGAACTGTACCTGGTGGCTGACTATGCAGAG TTTCAGAAACACGACTTGGACTTGGGAGAGACTCAGCGCAAGATGCTGGAGGTCACCAATTATATAGATAAG TTTTACAGGGCTTTGAACATTCGCATCGCTCTAGTGGGGCTGGAGGTCTGGACAGCCGGAGATAAGTGCAACGTCTCGGAAAATCCCTACAGCACCCTGCGCACTTTCTTGTCGTGGAGGAGGAAACTTCTGCTGCATACCCCCCATGATAATGCCCAGCTCATTAC GGGGCGCTCTTTTTATGGTACGACAATTGGACTGGCTCCTCTGCAGGCCATGTGCTCTGTGTATCAATCAGGAGGAGTGAATATG GATCACTCTAACAATGCAATTGGTGTAGCCGCTACCATGGCCCATGAATTAGGGCATAATTTTGGGATGAGCCATGACGCTGAGGGATGCTGCACGGCCAAACCAGAGGATGGAGGTTGTATCATGGCAGCTGCTACAGG ACATCCCTTCCCTAAAGTGTTCAATGCCTGTAACAGACTGGAATTGGATCGGTTCTTCCGCTCCGGGGGAGGGATGTGTCTCAGTAATACACCAGACACCAAGACCCTGTTCGGGGGGCCACGTTGCGGTAATGGGTTTTTGGAGGAAGGCGAGCAATGTGACTGTGGAGACCCAGAG CAATGCGATAACCCATGCTGCAATGCAACCACGTGTACACTGATGCCGGGGGCAGACTGCGCACATGGGTCCTGCTGTTTGCGGTGCAAA CTGCGGCCACCTGGGTTTCCATGTCGGAAGCCATCCCGACCCTGTGACCTGCCTGAGTTCTGCACCGGACACTCTGCTGTTTGTCCGTCCAACTCCTTCCAGCTGGACGGGACCTTGTGCCAAGGAGTCCAGGCTTTCTGCTACAACGGGAGGTGCCTTACCCACCAGCAACAGTGCCAGCAACTCTGGGGAGCGG GCTCACGGGCAGCTCCGGATCTCTGCTTTGAGCTGATCAATGTAGCTGGGGATCAGTATGGCAACTGTGGCCGGGACATCAGTGGCAAATACAAGAGCTGCGAAGAAAG GGATGTCATGTGTGGGAAGATTCAGTGCCTGAGCCCAGCCTCCAAACCCTTGGAGACCAATGCTGTGGCCATAGACACCACCATCACTGTGGAAGGGAAGCGAGTGCGGTGCCGGGGGACCCATGTTTATAAGGAGGAAGATGACTTGATGGATCCAGGACTTGTACTTAGTGGAACCAAATGTGGACGGAACCAG ATTTGCTTTGATGGGCAATGCAGAAACACCACCTTTTTGCAGGCTGATGAATGTGCCAAGAAGTGCCATGGGAATGGG ATTTGTAATAATAACAGGAACTGCCACTGCTTTGCTGGTTGGAGACCCCCATTCTGTAACCAGACAGGTAACGGGGGCAGCATTGACAGTGGCCCAGTGCCGGCAGATG GTTCCCTGGCCTTAGCGCTTTGGATTTGTATCCCACTTGCGTTACTTGCAGGGATGGCGCTTTCACTCGCCGTATTCTTCTACATATTCAGGAACAGACAAACCAAGGCAGAGAGCTGTCTGGCAGCCCGCCCTTTGCGCAAGAG CGACAGTCCAACCAAACATGGCACCGATTCTACCTCCAAACAAAGACCGCAAGTGTCCGCA CATCCCAAGAGCCCCCCAATTCTTTATTCCAACCTGAAAGTAGAAGAGAGTCAGTCCGTTGCCAGGCAGCGACACCAGGAGCAACCTGAGGGCGGGGCTAGTGCTATCAATCATCATCCCAGCCAAAGCCTCAAGGCCGAAGCTAATAAGATTCATATTGCTGTCAGTCATCTTCAACAGGGAGGAGCTACAAAGACTGGATATGCAATGAGGACACCGCCTCCAAATAGACCAGCTCCACCCCCTCCCACTCCAAAG AGATCAGAGCGACCCAGAAGATTACCCCCACCGCTACCAGTTCCTCCCAGCCGCATCAGAAGAAAAGCAATGGAATCAACACTTGAAGGCCCAGAGGGCAGCACGTGA
- the adam19.S gene encoding ADAM metallopeptidase domain 19 S homeolog isoform X1, whose protein sequence is MEGATGLPCVWIWVGSMMLLLVLTVPTARGNGNQSDHLRNIAEHSEMIEPRWLGEPFIGKEAGGKYPAHAELLVRAEGQDLILSLYRNELLIHPNYRETHYSLNYTRVVRTPNMTEHCYYHGTVQGQDNSSVVISICSGIRGLITLSNNLSYIVEPLPGENVRHVIYKAEHLGLSGRCYGHSIQLEEKLPILTSGASVHGTRVRREDVEGERCVELYLVADYAEFQKHDLDLGETQRKMLEVTNYIDKFYRALNIRIALVGLEVWTAGDKCNVSENPYSTLRTFLSWRRKLLLHTPHDNAQLITGRSFYGTTIGLAPLQAMCSVYQSGGVNMDHSNNAIGVAATMAHELGHNFGMSHDAEGCCTAKPEDGGCIMAAATGHPFPKVFNACNRLELDRFFRSGGGMCLSNTPDTKTLFGGPRCGNGFLEEGEQCDCGDPEQCDNPCCNATTCTLMPGADCAHGSCCLRCKLRPPGFPCRKPSRPCDLPEFCTGHSAVCPSNSFQLDGTLCQGVQAFCYNGRCLTHQQQCQQLWGAGSRAAPDLCFELINVAGDQYGNCGRDISGKYKSCEESDSPTKHGTDSTSKQRPQVSAHPKSPPILYSNLKVEESQSVARQRHQEQPEGGASAINHHPSQSLKAEANKIHIAVSHLQQGGATKTGYAMRTPPPNRPAPPPPTPKRSERPRRLPPPLPVPPSRIRRKAMESTLEGPEGST, encoded by the exons GCAATGGAAATCAGTCCGACCATCTCAGAAACATTGCAGAACATTCAGAGATGATAGAACCCCGCTGGCTGGGGGAGCCCTTTATAGGAAAGGAAGCTGGAGGCAAG TACCCGGCCCATGCAGAGCTGCTGGTCAGAGCGGAAGGTCAAGATCTCATCCTTTCCTTATACAGAAACGA GCTGCTTATCCATCCAAACTACAGAGAAACCCATTACAGTCTTAATTATACCCGTGTTGTCCGGACTCCGAACATGACG GAACATTGCTATTACCACGGCACTGTACAGGGGCAGGACAACTCTAGCGTGGTTATCAGCATATGCTCAGGAATCAG GGGACTTATAACTTTAAGCAATAACTTGAGTTACATTGTGGAACCATTACCGGGGGAGAATGTGAGACATGTCATCTATAAAGCTGAACATCTGGGCCTTAGTGGGAGATGCTACGGACATTCCATCCAGTTAGAGGAAAAGCTCCCCATTCTCACCAGCGGTGCGTCTGTGCATGGTACAAGG GTGAGGAGAGAGGACGTGGAGGGAGAGCGATGTGTGGAACTGTACCTGGTGGCTGACTATGCAGAG TTTCAGAAACACGACTTGGACTTGGGAGAGACTCAGCGCAAGATGCTGGAGGTCACCAATTATATAGATAAG TTTTACAGGGCTTTGAACATTCGCATCGCTCTAGTGGGGCTGGAGGTCTGGACAGCCGGAGATAAGTGCAACGTCTCGGAAAATCCCTACAGCACCCTGCGCACTTTCTTGTCGTGGAGGAGGAAACTTCTGCTGCATACCCCCCATGATAATGCCCAGCTCATTAC GGGGCGCTCTTTTTATGGTACGACAATTGGACTGGCTCCTCTGCAGGCCATGTGCTCTGTGTATCAATCAGGAGGAGTGAATATG GATCACTCTAACAATGCAATTGGTGTAGCCGCTACCATGGCCCATGAATTAGGGCATAATTTTGGGATGAGCCATGACGCTGAGGGATGCTGCACGGCCAAACCAGAGGATGGAGGTTGTATCATGGCAGCTGCTACAGG ACATCCCTTCCCTAAAGTGTTCAATGCCTGTAACAGACTGGAATTGGATCGGTTCTTCCGCTCCGGGGGAGGGATGTGTCTCAGTAATACACCAGACACCAAGACCCTGTTCGGGGGGCCACGTTGCGGTAATGGGTTTTTGGAGGAAGGCGAGCAATGTGACTGTGGAGACCCAGAG CAATGCGATAACCCATGCTGCAATGCAACCACGTGTACACTGATGCCGGGGGCAGACTGCGCACATGGGTCCTGCTGTTTGCGGTGCAAA CTGCGGCCACCTGGGTTTCCATGTCGGAAGCCATCCCGACCCTGTGACCTGCCTGAGTTCTGCACCGGACACTCTGCTGTTTGTCCGTCCAACTCCTTCCAGCTGGACGGGACCTTGTGCCAAGGAGTCCAGGCTTTCTGCTACAACGGGAGGTGCCTTACCCACCAGCAACAGTGCCAGCAACTCTGGGGAGCGG GCTCACGGGCAGCTCCGGATCTCTGCTTTGAGCTGATCAATGTAGCTGGGGATCAGTATGGCAACTGTGGCCGGGACATCAGTGGCAAATACAAGAGCTGCGAAGAAAG CGACAGTCCAACCAAACATGGCACCGATTCTACCTCCAAACAAAGACCGCAAGTGTCCGCA CATCCCAAGAGCCCCCCAATTCTTTATTCCAACCTGAAAGTAGAAGAGAGTCAGTCCGTTGCCAGGCAGCGACACCAGGAGCAACCTGAGGGCGGGGCTAGTGCTATCAATCATCATCCCAGCCAAAGCCTCAAGGCCGAAGCTAATAAGATTCATATTGCTGTCAGTCATCTTCAACAGGGAGGAGCTACAAAGACTGGATATGCAATGAGGACACCGCCTCCAAATAGACCAGCTCCACCCCCTCCCACTCCAAAG AGATCAGAGCGACCCAGAAGATTACCCCCACCGCTACCAGTTCCTCCCAGCCGCATCAGAAGAAAAGCAATGGAATCAACACTTGAAGGCCCAGAGGGCAGCACGTGA
- the lsm11.S gene encoding U7 snRNA-associated Sm-like protein LSm11, protein MAEEEDEAPGSCLDVSSESFNPLLALYSPQTPLPFPDIRCFNNLAEYESFLRGGARGRARGAQRGQSRGPGGKRKGRKPEPDPERIERLKQLMLPVEEGKVPVRPRRSRAPKNVLTRMPLHAGSPLGELNRCVQDRIRIRVHIRTFKGLRGVCSGFIVAFDKFWNMAMVDVDETYRKPVLGKAFYNEPQLTLTRLFDRLQLQEPGSHDPAKGRPAGPAETLTAPPSKKSTQPSERAAGPPVEPGPQGHSGNRPKQRRRNRKEKVDYQQVFTRHLKQIFIRGENVLLVHIAE, encoded by the exons ATGGCGGAGGAAGAAGACGAGGCACCGGGAAGTTGCCTGGATGTCAGCTCGGAGTCCTTTAACCCCCTGCTGGCCCTTTATTCCCCGCAGACTCCGCTCCCGTTCCCAGATATTCGCTGCTTTAATAACTTGGCCGAGTATGAGAGTTTCCTGCGCGGTGGAGCCCGGGGAAGGGCCCGGGGGGCGCAGCGGGGACAGAGTCGGGGTCCAGGAGGAAAGCGGAAGGGACGGAAGCCCGAACCGGACCCGGAGCGTATAGAGCGGCTCAAACAGCTTATGCTTCCGGTGGAGGAGGGGAAGGTTCCAGTGCGACCCCGCAGGAGTcgggcccccaaaaatgtgctcaCCCGCATGCCTT TACACGCCGGTAGTCCCCTGGGGGAGCTGAATCGTTGCGTCCAGGACAGGATCCGGATCAGAGTTCACATCCGCACATTCAAAGGCCTGCGGGGAGTTTGTTCAGGGTTTATCGTCGCCTTTGACAAATTCTGGAACATG GCGATGGTCGACGTGGATGAGACGTACAGGAAGCCCGTCCTGGGGAAAGCTTTCTATAATGAACCCCAACTCACACTCACCCGG TTGTTTGATAGGCTACAGCTTCAGGAACCAGGGTCACATGACCCCGCAAAGGGGCGACCAGCAGGACCTGCAGAAACTCTGACTGCGCCTCCCAGTAAGAAGTCCACTCAGCCCTCTGAAAGGGCAGCCGGGCCCCCAGTAGAGCCGGGCCCCCAGGGGCATTCTGGGAACAGACCCAAGCAGAGGAGGAGAAATAGGAAAGAGAAGGTGGATTATCAGCAAGTGTTCACCCGCCACCTAAAACAGATCTTTATCCGAGGGGAAAATGTTCTATTGGTTCATATTGCAGAGTGA